A region from the Lolium perenne isolate Kyuss_39 chromosome 4, Kyuss_2.0, whole genome shotgun sequence genome encodes:
- the LOC127292951 gene encoding deoxyhypusine synthase-like isoform X1 — protein MAGDGGGDGGERNTDALEGVRSILFKPSDSLDDSLCTKIAGADFNDAGLGLAGLLGSLATTGFQASHLGDAIDVVNQMLDWRLSHEKPSEDCDEAELDPKHTESVKCKIFLGFTSNLVSSGIRDVIRFLVQHHMVDVIVTTAGGIEEDLIKCLAPTYRGDFSLPGIMLRSKGLNRIGNLLMPNDNYCKFEKWIMPILDQMQQEQSMKNVWTPSKVIARLGKEINDESSYLYWAHKNNIPVYCPALTDGSIGDMLFCHAVRNPGLIIDIVQDVKLMNGEAINATPRKTGAIILGGGLPKHHICNANMLRNGADYAVYINTAQEFDGSDSGAHPDEAVSWGKINGSAKPVKVHCDATIAFPLLVAATFARRFHGAN, from the exons ATGGCCGGCGATGGAGGCGGTGACGGTGGAGAGCGCAACACGGACGCACTGGAGGGCGTGCGCTCCATCCTGTTTAAGCCGTCCGATTCCCTCGACGACTCGCTGTGCACGAAGATCGCCGGTGCCGACTTCAACGACGCCGGCCTCGGCCTTGCCGGGCTGCTCGGCTCGCTCGCCACCACTGGGTTCCAGGCGTCCCATCTCGGCGACGCCATCGACGTCGTCAACCAGATG TTGGATTGGAGGTTGTCTCACGAGAAGCCAAGTGAGGACTGTGATGAAGCTGAGCTGGACCCCAAACACACAGAATCTGTCAAGTGCAAGATATTTCTTGGTTTCACTTCAAACCTCGTGTCTTCTGGCATACGGGATGTCATCCGGTTTCTAGTTCAGCATCACATG GTGGATGTTATAGTTACGACTGCCGGGGGCATAGAGGAAGATCTCATAAAATGCCTTGCACCAACATACCGAGGTGATTTTTCTCTACCTGGAATAATGCTGCGCTCAAAAGGACTGAACCGGATAGGAAATCTGTTGATGCCCAACGATAATTATTGCAAGTTTGAAAAATGGATCATGCCAATCCTTGATCAGATGCAACAAGAACAATCTATGAAG AATGTTTGGACACCATCAAAGGTGATTGCTCGCCTCGGCAAAGAAATAAATGACGAAAGCTCCTACCTATACTGGGCACACAAG AACAATATTCCTGTATACTGCCCAGCATTGACCGACGGATCAATCGGAGATATGTTGTTTTGCCATGCAGTTCGCAATCCTGGTCTCATTATTGACATTGTGCAAG ATGTAAAGCTGATGAATGGCGAAGCAATTAATGCAACCCCAAGGAAGACAGGGGCTATAATTCTTGGCGGGGGCCTTCCAAAGCATCATATATGCAATGCAAATATGCTCCGCAATGGTGCAGATTATGCAGTCTACATCAACACAGCTCAAGAGTTTGATGGCAGTGACTCGGGAGCACATCCGGATGAAGCTGTTTCATGGGGAAAGATCAATGGTTCAGCCAAACCTGTAAAG GTCCACTGTGATGCGACAATCGCTTTCCCCTTACTCGTTGCCGCAACATTTGCACGTAGGTTTCATGGAGCAAATTGA
- the LOC127292951 gene encoding deoxyhypusine synthase-like isoform X2, translating into MAGDGGGDGGERNTDALEGVRSILFKPSDSLDDSLCTKIAGADFNDAGLGLAGLLGSLATTGFQASHLGDAIDVVNQMLDWRLSHEKPSEDCDEAELDPKHTESVKCKIFLGFTSNLVSSGIRDVIRFLVQHHMNVWTPSKVIARLGKEINDESSYLYWAHKNNIPVYCPALTDGSIGDMLFCHAVRNPGLIIDIVQDVKLMNGEAINATPRKTGAIILGGGLPKHHICNANMLRNGADYAVYINTAQEFDGSDSGAHPDEAVSWGKINGSAKPVKVHCDATIAFPLLVAATFARRFHGAN; encoded by the exons ATGGCCGGCGATGGAGGCGGTGACGGTGGAGAGCGCAACACGGACGCACTGGAGGGCGTGCGCTCCATCCTGTTTAAGCCGTCCGATTCCCTCGACGACTCGCTGTGCACGAAGATCGCCGGTGCCGACTTCAACGACGCCGGCCTCGGCCTTGCCGGGCTGCTCGGCTCGCTCGCCACCACTGGGTTCCAGGCGTCCCATCTCGGCGACGCCATCGACGTCGTCAACCAGATG TTGGATTGGAGGTTGTCTCACGAGAAGCCAAGTGAGGACTGTGATGAAGCTGAGCTGGACCCCAAACACACAGAATCTGTCAAGTGCAAGATATTTCTTGGTTTCACTTCAAACCTCGTGTCTTCTGGCATACGGGATGTCATCCGGTTTCTAGTTCAGCATCACATG AATGTTTGGACACCATCAAAGGTGATTGCTCGCCTCGGCAAAGAAATAAATGACGAAAGCTCCTACCTATACTGGGCACACAAG AACAATATTCCTGTATACTGCCCAGCATTGACCGACGGATCAATCGGAGATATGTTGTTTTGCCATGCAGTTCGCAATCCTGGTCTCATTATTGACATTGTGCAAG ATGTAAAGCTGATGAATGGCGAAGCAATTAATGCAACCCCAAGGAAGACAGGGGCTATAATTCTTGGCGGGGGCCTTCCAAAGCATCATATATGCAATGCAAATATGCTCCGCAATGGTGCAGATTATGCAGTCTACATCAACACAGCTCAAGAGTTTGATGGCAGTGACTCGGGAGCACATCCGGATGAAGCTGTTTCATGGGGAAAGATCAATGGTTCAGCCAAACCTGTAAAG GTCCACTGTGATGCGACAATCGCTTTCCCCTTACTCGTTGCCGCAACATTTGCACGTAGGTTTCATGGAGCAAATTGA